The genomic stretch TCATCTTTCTACGATCATCTTACTGTAACTGGCTTAGAATATCGGGACCTTTTTCGGTAATGGCAACAGTGTGTTCGAAATGGGCAGACAAAGCCCCGTCTTCCGTAACCACGGTCCAGCCATCCTGCAGGAGCTTTACTTTATGGGTCCCCTGGTTCACCATCGGTTCAATCGCCAAAACCATGCCAGCTTTCAACTTCAAGCCTCGGCCCCTCGTACCATAATTCGGAACTTGCGGCTCTTCATGGAGCTGTCTACCAATCCCATGACCAACATAATCCCGCACAACCGAATAACCCGAAGCTTCCACCTTTTCCTGGCAAGCTGCTGACACATCTCCCAACCTGTTACCCGGCACAGCTTGCTCAATAGCTCTGTAAAGAGCTTCCTCGGTGCAACGCATCAACTTTATTGCGTCGGCAGAAACCTTCCCGACTGGAACTGTAATCGCCGCATCGCCGTAATAACCCCCGTAGTAAATTCCAAAATCCATGCTCAAAATATCGCCATCAACAAGAACCTGCTCCGAAGGCATCCCATGCACGACGACGCAATTCACGGAAGCACATAACGAGAAGGGATATCCACGATAGCCTTTAAACGCGGGACTCGCTTTTTTGTTCTTGGCGAGTTCTTCCGAGTACCGGTCCAACTCTCCTGTGGTGATTCTCGGTTTTACCCGTGCCTTTAACTCGTTCAGAATTACGGCAACGATACGATTGCTGGCCCGCATCTTTTCAATTTCTTCAGGCCGCTTCAATATTACCATATGACCCACCATGCGACCTCGTTGTATTCTCTTCTCAAATCAACGCCTTCTGGAGGCGATTCGCCCCTTCCTCATAAACCCTTCGTACTGCCTGGTCAAAAGGTGGGTTTCTATTTGTCCAGCCGTATCCAAGGCGACACCAACGACAATCAAAAGCGCCGTACCACCAAAGTAAAAAGGTACGTTGAAGTAACTGATCAAGATGCTCGGCAGCACACAAACCGCCGAAACATAGAGCGCCCCACTGAATGTTAGTCTCGTCAGCACATCGTCAATATAATCCGCCGTTTTCTTACCTGGCCTGATTCCAGGTATGAAACCACCGTACTTTTTCAAATTTTCCGCAACATCCACCGGGTTATATGTAACCGCCGTATAGAAGTAACAGAAGAAGATAATAAAAGCTACGTACATCAGTTCGTAGAACGCCCGCCCCGGCACCAGGGTATCCGCCACCGTTTTCATCCAGGGATGGGGAATAAAATTTGCGATGGTTGCCGGAAACATGATGATTGATGACGCAAAAATAGGCGGTATGACACCTGATGTATTTATTTTCAAGGGCAGATGAGTTGATTGCCCTCCGTACATTTTCCGCCCCACCACCCGCTTCGCATACTGAACGGGAACCCGCCGCTGACCGGTTTCCATAAAAACGATAAAACCGACAACACTGATCATCATAATCAAAAGGAACAGGATGATAAATATTCCCATTTCGCCGGTCGATAAAAGACGAAATGTATTCAGAATGGCTTCCGGTCCCCGGCAAACAATACCGGCGAAAATAATCAAGGATATGCCGTTTCCGATGCCTCTCTCTGTAATCTGTTCACCCAGCCACATGATGAATGCGGTCCCTGCAGTCAGGGTAAGCATCGTCATCAAACGGAATCCCCACCCGGGCGTTATCACGATGGATGCACCCGTCGGACCCGCCATATTTTCCAGACCAACGGCAATACCGAACCCTTGAATGATACTCAATATAACTGTTCCGTACCGTGTGTACTGAACGATCTTCTTTCGCCCTGCCTCCCCTTCTTTGGAGAGTTTTTCCAGGTGAGGTACGGCAATCGTGAGTAGTTGCAGAATAATCGAGGCGCTGATGTAAGGCATGATCCCGAGGGCAAAAACAGACAGATTGCTCAGGGCGCCCCCGGCAAACATATCAAAGAGTCCCAGAAGCGATCCTTTGGCCTGCTCGAAAAACGCGGCCAATGCAACCGTATCGATTCCCGGCGTCGGTACATGAGCACCGACCCTGTAGACGGCCAGAAGAGAAAAAGTGATTAGAATCCTCTTTTGCAGTTCCGGTATCTTCGATATATTCTTAAAGCCGTCTAACAATTACCCGACCTCTGCCACAGATCCGCCGATTGCTTCGATTTTCTCTCGTGCTCCCTTGCTGATCATGTCAACCTTCACGGTCAGGGGGACTTTTATTTCACCTTTACCCAGAATTTTGATTGCATCGCCTGTTTTCTTGATCAAACCGCTCCTTAAAAGGAGTTCCGCATCCACAACTGTGTTTTCCTCAAAACGATTCAACTGCTCAATATTGACGGCGATGATTTCCTTACGGAACAAGTTCCGAAACCCCCGCTTAGGGAGTCTCCGAGCAAGAGGCATTTGCCCTCCCTCAAACCCCGGACGCACCTTGCCCCCCGATCTGGACTTTTGCCCCTTCGTACCTCTCCCCGCCGTTCCGCCATAACCGGACCCTGAACCCCTGCCAACTCTTTTCCTTTTTTTTCGCGATCCATCCGGCGGTCTCAGCGTCCCCAAATTCATATCTCTTTCCCCTCAACTTCCTCGTATTTTACCAGATGTCGTATTTTATCAATCACACCACGCACTTCAGGTCTGTCTTCGAGAACCACGGTTCGATTCATTTTACCTAAACCAAGGCCCCGGAGCATCCTCCTCTGTTTCTCCGGCCTCCCTATATAACTTCTCACCTGCGTGATCTTGAGCATTTTTGCCACACCCTGTCTCCTTCTCCTCTAGAGCTCTTCAACGGCCTTGCCCCGCTGGGCTGCAATGACTTCGGGTCCTTTCAACTGTTGGAGGCCGTTGATCGTCGCTTTAACCAAATTATGCGGATTATGGGACCCCAGACATTTTGTCAGAATGTTGTGTATGCCTGCAACCTCAAGTACGGCCCGAACGGCCCCTCCGGCTATCAAGCCGGTTCCTTCCGAAGCGGGCTTCAGAAGAACCTTACCACCACCGTAGTGGCCGAGAACCTCATAAGGAACTGTTTTATTCAGAACAGCCACCTTTGTCATGCTTTTTTTGGCCTGCTCCATTCCTTTTCGAATCGCTTCAGGCACTTCCTGAGCCTTGCCCAGTCCCGAACCAACGGATCCATCGCCGTCGCCTACAACCACGATCGCGCTAAACCTGAATCTCCTCCCGCCTTTGACCACTTTTGCCGTACGATTTATTGCAATCACCCTGTCAAGAAGTTCATCTTCTCTAATTTCTCTTTTATTCAAGGCCATTCCCTTCAGCGTATTATTGATTTGCCCACTAAAACTGCAATCCACCCTCACGTGCAGCTTCCGCTAGTGCTTTGACGCGTCCATGATAAAGGAATTTACCTCGATCAAAGACGACCCTTGTAATTCCCATTGCAAGCAGTTTTGCGGAAACCGCCTTTCCCACAGCTTTGGCCGCATCGGTTTTTTTCCCTTTAAGAACTGTCTGATCCAGTTCGTTGGACAAGGTGGAGGCTTGAACAATCGTCCTGCCGACATCGTCCGCAATTGCCTGGACATATATGTGCCGGTCACTTCGGAAAACCGAGAGCCTCGGCCGTTCCATCGTCCCCTGTACTTTAGACCGCACTCTTTTCGCCCGTTTATCCCCAATTTTTTTTATCCGCTTAGACGACAATTGCCTTACCCCTCTTTCTCTGTACTGCAACGCTTACTTGGCACCGACGGTCTTGCCCTCTTTTCTGCGAATCACTTCGCCGACATATCGAATCCCTTTACCCTTGTAGGGCTCGGGTTTCTTAACACCGCGGATTTCTGAGGCAACACGACCGACCAACTCTTTATCGATTCCGGACACCACGATATTGACCAGTTTATCCACTTTCACACTGACACCATCTGGCACACTGTACTCAACTGGAGAAGAATAACCAACGGCCAGCTTCAGGAGATTATCTGCAATTTCAGCACGATATCCAACACCCGAAATCTCGAGAGCTTTTTCATATCCGACGCTGACACCGGTTACCATGTTTGCTACCAGCGTCCTGCTCAATCCCTGATATTGACCGGCTTTTCGTGTGTCCGACAACTTTTTGACTTCCGCGTTTCCCGACTCAAGAACCAATTCAACCCCTTCAGGGAGAATTCTCGTCAACGTACCCTTCGGACCTTGCACCTCAACGAAGGAGCCATCCAGTCTGATCGAAACATCACTCGGTATTTCAATGATTTTTTTCCCAATTCTTGACATGAAAAAATCACCCCATTATTTTTACTCGAACTGATTCAGTTACCATACATTACAAAGAACTTCGCCCCCGACATGCAATGCTCGGGCTTCCTTATCCGTCATGACGCCCTTCGACGTGGTAATAATGCTGATTCCATAGCCGTTGAGGACTTTGGGTATCTCATCCTTACCCAGATAAACACGGCGTCCTGGTTTACTCACACGTTGCAGGTCAGTAAAAACCGGTTTCTTGTCTCCCGTATACTTCAAGTATATCCTCAGTACGATACGACCTTTGTCATCCTTTTTCTGCTCAAAGCCGCTGATGTAACCACTGTTGACTAGCACTCTGGCGATATTCTGATTCATCCGTGAGGAAAATACATCGACGCTTTTAAAATGTACCCGACCCGCATTTCTGATTCTCGTAATCATATCTGCAATTGGATCCGTCATACCCATATGAATACTCCTTTGTTCCGCCGTTTCATCTGCATCTACCAACTGGATTTAATAACGCCGGGAATCTCGCCTTTTAACGAAAGGTCCCTTAAACAAAGTCTGCACATATCGAATTTTCTGTAATATGCCCTTGATCGTCCGCAAAGAGGACAACGATTGTAGTCCCTGACCGAAAATTTTTTTTCCTTTTTAGCTTTTGCGATCAATGATTTTTTCGCCACTCCCACGCTCCTTAAGCCATCCATTTGATTCTGACAATCACGTTATCAATGTTTAAAAGGAACCCCCAATAATTTAAGGAGATACCGGGCTTCCTCATCCGTTTTGGCGGATGTCACGATGACCACATTCATCCCCCTGACCTTTTCTATTTTATCGTATTCGATTTCCGGAAATATAATCTGTTCACGAATCCCCAACGTGAAATTGCCCATCCCGTCAAAAGATGTCGGCGATATGCCCCGAAAATCACGTACGCGTGGCAAACTCACGCTAACCAGGCGATCAAAAAATTCGTACATTCTATCCCGTCTGAGCGTAACCCGACAGCCAATAGACATGCCCTGGCGTAATTTAAACGTTGCAATGGAACGTCTCGCTTTGGTAATTACCGGCTTCTGACCCGTTATTTTAGCAATCTCCTCCATCGCGCTATCGAGCGACTTGATGTTCTGAATGGCCTCTCCCAGCCCCATATTGATCGCAATCTTTTGGATTCTGGGAACTTCCATAATGCTCTTGTAGCCAAACTCCTTCATCATTGCCGGAACGACTTCTTCTTCGTAGTATTTTTTCAGCCTTGCCTTTGCCATAATTTCACGACCTATGCATCCAATATCTCGTTACATTTTCTGCAATAACGAACTTTCTTGTTGTCATCCAATACCTTGTGGCCATAGCGAACCGCTTTGTTGCACTTACCGCATACAAGCATCACATTGGAAGTATGGATGGAACCTTCTTTTTCAAGAATGCCCCCTTTTCCCTTGGCATCCGGCTTCTTGTGGTGCTTCAGCAAGTTGACCTTTTCGACAATGATCCGATCTTTCTTCTTAATGATTTGAAGAACCTTGCCGGTTTTGCCTTTTTCCTTACCCGTTATTACTTCTACCAGGTCACCTTTCTTCACACCTGTCTCTTGCATTCCTTTTCCTCATTTTTTATCTGCTTGCGCCATTTTTTATATTCGTTTCGATCTCATTGTGATCATCCCACTACAGTACTTCCGGAGCCAACGATATGATTTTCATGAATTGCTTCGCCCGTAGTTCTCTTGCCACAGGCCCGAATATTCGTGTTCCTATAGGTTCCATCTGATTTGTTATCAATACCGCTGAGTTTTCATCAAATTTTAGGTAGGAGCCATCAGGCCTTTTTATTTCCTTTGCGGTTCGCACAATCACCGCCCTCATGACATCGCCTTTTTTAACCCTGGAGTTGGGCAACGCCTCCTTGACCGAGACAACTATTATATCACCAACGCTTGCATATCTTCTTTTTGATCCACCGAGTACCTTGATACAGGCAACCCGTTTCGCTCCGGAATTGTCCGCAACGGATAATATGGTCTGCATCTGAATCATAGCCGAACCTCTCTACTGTCTTTCTCTCTGAACTGCTATTTCGCCTTTTCCAGGATCTCGCGCACTCTCCACCGCTTATCCCTACTGAGAGGCCTTGATTCGATAATCAACACCTTATCACCGATGCGACAGGCATTTACTTCATCGTGGGCCTTGTATTTTTTATGCCTTTTCAAATATTTATGTACAATAGGGTGTTTCACGAGCCTTTCTGACAAGACAACAATGGTTTTATCCATTTTGTCACTGACCACAACTCCCTTTATGGTTCTATTGTTCCCTCGCTCAGTCATCACCCTCGCGCCTCCCTTTGCCTGAGAACAGTATGGACCCTTGCGATATCCTTACGAATGCTTGCCAGTGAGGCGGTCGATTCCAGCTGGCCGGACGCATGCCTCGAATTGAGCTTGAAATATTCTTCTTTTAACTCGCCAAGCTTCTGATCTAATTCGTCTTTACTCAGCTCTTTTATCACCCTAATTTTCATTCATGATCTCCCTAACGAGAAATTTAGTCGTAATGGGAAGTTTGTGTGCTGCCAAACGGAACGCCTCGCGGGCAACCTCTTCCGTTACTCCCTGCATTTCATAGAGAACAGCACCCGGCCTGACAACGGCCACCCACTCTTCCGGAGCACCTTTACCCTTACCCATACGGGTTTCCGCGGGTTTTTTCGTTACGGGTTTCTGCGGAAACACCCGAATCCAAATTTTACCACCCCTTTTAACGTAACGTGTCATAGCAATACGCGCCGCTTCGATTTGTCGTGCCGTAATCCAGCCGCACTCGGACGCCTGCAGTCCAAATTCGCCAAAAGCGATTGTCCCACCCCGGATCGACTTGCCCCCCATACGCCCTCTTTGCATCTTCCGGTATTTTACTCTTTTCGGAGCTAACATGTTTATCCCTCAGCAACTGAAATGCCTGTTTTAGAACCGGAAACCCGGTCCGTATTTCCATTATGCCGGTTTTTGATTCGGCAATACTTCTCCATGAAAAATCAAAACTTTAACACCGATCTGTCCGTACGCCGTATGGGCCTCCGCGAAGCCGCAATCAATATCTGCCCTCAGCGTATGCAGAGGGACCCGGCCTTCCCGGTACCACTCCGATCTGGACATTTCCGCGCCTCCCAATCGTCCGGCGCAATTGATCCGAATCCCTTTCGCGCCAAATTTCAGAGCGGATGTTACACATTTTTTCATCGCTCTGCGAAACGCCACCCTTCTTTCAAGTTGCAAAGCGACGTTTTCAGCAACAAGTTGGGCATCAATCTCCGGTTTCCTGATTTCCAGCACATTAAGAATAATTTCGCGGTTCGTAATTCTTTCGAGGTCTTTTTTCAGCTTTTCAATCTCAGCGCCCTTCTTGCCGATAATCACTCCGGGCCTAGCGGCATAGATATTGACTTTAGCTCTGTTGGCCGCCCTTTCTATTCCGATTCTGGATATACCCGCGTTGTAAAGTTTCTTCTTGAGATACTTTCTGACCTTCAGATCTTCGTGAAGCAGCTCAGCATACTTCTTTTCCGCATCCCACGAAGAATTCCATGTCTTGATCCCGCCTAGCCGTAACCCAACCGGATTAACCTTTTGCCCCAAACCTCCACCTCCTCAAATACTTACGCTTCATCCAATACAATCGTAATATGACTCATTCTCTTCTTTATCGAAGCCGCTCTTCCCTGAGCACGGGCCCGCCATCTCTTGAGGACCGGCCCCTGGTCAACAAATATTTTCTTTATGTACAGAATATTTTCATCGATATCCGGATTCTGGCTCGCATTCGCCACGGCCGATTTCAGTAGTTTCGTCACAATACCCGAAGCTTTCTTTCGCGTAAAATCCAGTATTCTAAGGGCCTCCTCAACACGCTTCCCTCTGATCAAATCAACAACCAATCTCGCCTTTTGAGGTGAGATCCGGACATATCTAACAACGGCTCTTGCTTCCATATCCCTAAAGACTCCAATCATATCGGCCATGTGCCAGTGAATCATTCACTTCCTAACCTTGGTTTTCCGGTCCCCCGCATGGCTATAGAAGGTTCGGGTCTGTGCAAATTCACCCAGTTTGTGCCCCACCATATTTTCTGTTACGAACACCGGAATAAACTTCTTTCCATTATGAACCGCAAAAGTATGTCCGATCAATTCCGGCGTAATGGTTGAACGGCGCGACCACGTCTGGATAACCGCCTTGCTTCCCGATCCTTCGACTTTCCTAACTTTTTCAATAAGTTTCTCTTCTATGTACGGGCCTTTACGTATTGAGCGCGCCACTTCTTATCCCCTTCTCTTTACAATATACTTGTCGGTCCTCTTATTTCTTCTCGTCTTATGACCTTTCGTCGGGATACCCCAAGGCGTACAGGGGTGCCTGCCGCCCGAGCTCTTGCCTTCCCCGCCTCCCATCGGATGGTCAACTGGATTCATGACCACCCCTCTCACCTTGGGACGTTCACCAAGCCAGCGTGATCTCCCCGCCTTGCCTATGCTTATATTTTCATTTTCGATATTACCCACCTGGCCTATCGTGGCTCGGCATTCAATAAAAACCTTACGCACCTCACCAGAGGGTAGTCTCACTTGAGCATAGTCTCCTTCTTTGGCCATTAACTGTCCATATGAACCGGCACTGCGGATTAATTGTCCGCCCTTGCCGACTTTCAATTCCAGATTATGAATAAGCGACCCCAAAGGAATGTTCTTCAGGGGCATTGCATTCCCCGGCTTGATATCCGCTTTTTCGTCACTGATAATTCGATCTCCAACCGACAGCTTGGCCGGTGCAATAATATATCTCTTTTCACCATCGGCATAATGCAACAACGCAATGCGACTGGTTCGATTGGGATCGTACTCCACCGAAAAGACCTTGGCCGGAACACTATCCTTATCGCGCCGGAAATCGATGACCCGGTAACGTCGTTTGTGGCCGCCACCCATGCGGCGCATGGTAATGCGCCCATGACAGTTACGCCCCCCTGTCTTCTTAATAGGCCGCAGCAAACCCTTTTCCGGCTCTGCCTTGGTAATTTCTTTAAAATCCGAACAGGTTTGAAACCGTCTACCCGGTGATGTGGGTTTATACTTTACAATCGCCATCCGTTATATTCTCCTCGGAACTATACGCCATCAAATATTTCAATCTTGCTCCCCGGTACAAGCTTGACGATCGCTTTTTTCCAATCTTGCGTTCTCCCTATGTTCCTGCCAACGCGCTTTCTCTTTCCCCGCATATTCATTACACGAACATTCAGAACCTTGACTTTGAATAACTTCTCAACAGCCTGACCGATTTCTATTTTATTCGCTCGTCGATCCACTTCAAATGTATACTTGTCTAATTCGTCTCTCTCGAGCGTACTCTTTTCCGTAATGAGAGGCCTTTTTATACTCCGATACCGTTCCATCAGGCTAATAACACCCCCTCTATCTTTTTAACGGAGGGCTCCAAGAAGACAATGTCCCTATAGTCCAACAAATCGTACACGTTAATCCCTTCCGATCTGATCATCTTAACATTTTTCAGATTCCGAGAAGACATCTCGAGAACGGGATATGACTGATCAATCACAAACAGCGTCTTCCCCCATCCAAAACGGTCCATGACTTCCTTGAATTTTTTTGTCTTGATCGCGTCCATCGGGAAATCCTTCAAAACGAACATCAGATTTTCCCGATATTTCATGCTGAGTGCAGAAATCAACGCTCTCCTACGTACTTTGCGGGGCACTTTGAACGCATAGGTGCGAGGCTGTGGCCCGAAAACGACACCGCCTCCCCTCCACAAAGGCGAGCGCCTCGTTCCTGCACGAGCCCGACCGGTTCCCTTTTGTCGCCACGGTTTTCTCCCGCCGCCCCTTACTTCGCTTCTTCCCTTTGTCTTGGATGTACCTCTCCTTCGTGATGCATGTTGCATACGGACGACTTCATAAATCACATCCTGATTCACGTCACCACCGAACACCGCATCACTCAGCTCAATTTCCGACACCTTCTGCCTGTCAGTATTATACACTTCAACCGTCGGCATGCTCTTTACTCCAGTTCTACTTATTTCTCGATTTGATGGATTGTTTGACAAGCAGGAGGCCGTTTTTACCTCCGGGCACGGCCCCTTTGACCAGCATGATATTCTTTTCCGGCCGAATCGCACATACCTGAAGGTTTTTGACCGTACTCCTTACATTACCCATCTGGCCCGGTAGGCGTGTCCCTTTGAAGACCTTGGCTGGATCGGCACTTGCGCCGATGGATCCCGGGGCACGATGGAACATCGAGCCATGTGAAGCCCGACCACCCCCGAATCCGTGTCTTTTCATAACACCGGCAAATCCCTTACCTTTCGTAGTTCCTGTGATATCCACATATTCACCGGAACTGTATATGTCCACCTTGATCTCTTCACCCAATTCGTATTCTTCGGGATTCCCAGGCATTTCTCTTAAATACCGGAAAGTGCCCTTGCCGGTGTTTTTAAAATGCCCCTGAAGGGGCTTGGTCACATGGGATTGTTTAATCCTCCCATATCCCAGCTGAATGGCATCATATCCATCCTTCGCCACCGTCTTTTTCTGGATGACCACAGACGGTTCCATCTCGATGATCGTGACAGGTATTGCCTCTCCATCCTCTGCAAACACCTGCGTCATACCCAGCTTTCTGCCAATCAGTCCCTTTTTCATCACTCTCTCGTTTATTTTTCTCGTTACAAATTCCAAACACCACCATTAAGAAAGATCTTTGCTTAATGCCGTCACGCCTTGATCTCGACATCCACACCAGCAGACAATTCCAGCTTCATCAGGGCGTCCACCGTAGATTGAGTCGGTTCAATGATGTCTATCAAACGCTTATGCGTACGAATTTCAAACTGTTCCCGTGACTTTTTGTCCACATGGGGTGAGCGGTTTACACAGTACTTGTTAATCTCCGTCGGCAGAGGAATCGGCCCCGCCACCGCAGCACCGGTTCTTTTCGCTGTCTCCACAATCTCCTCAACCGAGCGGTCAAGCAGTTTGTAATCATAGGCCTTAAGTCGAATTCTAATTTTCTGATCTTTCATTGATTTCCGTTACATCCCATTCATAAATTTATGCAATGATCTTACTGACCACACCCGCACCCACGGTTCTGCCACCTTCACGGATAGCGAAACGGAGCTTCTCCTCCATAGCAATCGGGGTAATCAATTCAACGCTCATTTCCACGTTGTCACCGGGCATCACCATCTCAACGCCCTCAGGCAGGTTGGCGACACCGGTCACATCGGTCGTTCTAAAATAGAATTGGGGCCTGTAACCCGTGAAGAACGGGGTATGACGTCCCCCTTCCTCCTTGGTCAGAATGTAAACCTGAGCCTTGAACTTCGTGTGGGGAGTGATGGAACCAGGCTTCGCCACAACCTGTCCACGTTCCACTTCCTCGCGCTTCGTGCCTCTAAGGAGGAGCCCCACATCGTCCCCGGCTCGTCCTTCATCCAAGGTCTTACGGAACATCTCCACACCTGTGCAGACCGTTTTGACAGTTGGGCGGATTCCAACGATTTCCACTTCATCACCGGTCTTAATGATACCGCGGTCCACCCTGCCCGTAACAACGGTACCGCGCCCGGAAATGGTAAAAACGTCGCCGACCGGCATCAAGAAGGGTTTGTCCAGATCCCTTACGGGGTCCGGAATGTGGCTGTCTACGGCATCCATGAGATCCATAAT from Deltaproteobacteria bacterium encodes the following:
- the rplB gene encoding 50S ribosomal protein L2, whose product is MAIVKYKPTSPGRRFQTCSDFKEITKAEPEKGLLRPIKKTGGRNCHGRITMRRMGGGHKRRYRVIDFRRDKDSVPAKVFSVEYDPNRTSRIALLHYADGEKRYIIAPAKLSVGDRIISDEKADIKPGNAMPLKNIPLGSLIHNLELKVGKGGQLIRSAGSYGQLMAKEGDYAQVRLPSGEVRKVFIECRATIGQVGNIENENISIGKAGRSRWLGERPKVRGVVMNPVDHPMGGGEGKSSGGRHPCTPWGIPTKGHKTRRNKRTDKYIVKRRG
- the rplW gene encoding 50S ribosomal protein L23, with the protein product MERYRSIKRPLITEKSTLERDELDKYTFEVDRRANKIEIGQAVEKLFKVKVLNVRVMNMRGKRKRVGRNIGRTQDWKKAIVKLVPGSKIEIFDGV
- the rplD gene encoding 50S ribosomal protein L4; the protein is MPTVEVYNTDRQKVSEIELSDAVFGGDVNQDVIYEVVRMQHASRRRGTSKTKGRSEVRGGGRKPWRQKGTGRARAGTRRSPLWRGGGVVFGPQPRTYAFKVPRKVRRRALISALSMKYRENLMFVLKDFPMDAIKTKKFKEVMDRFGWGKTLFVIDQSYPVLEMSSRNLKNVKMIRSEGINVYDLLDYRDIVFLEPSVKKIEGVLLA
- the rplC gene encoding 50S ribosomal protein L3, producing MKKGLIGRKLGMTQVFAEDGEAIPVTIIEMEPSVVIQKKTVAKDGYDAIQLGYGRIKQSHVTKPLQGHFKNTGKGTFRYLREMPGNPEEYELGEEIKVDIYSSGEYVDITGTTKGKGFAGVMKRHGFGGGRASHGSMFHRAPGSIGASADPAKVFKGTRLPGQMGNVRSTVKNLQVCAIRPEKNIMLVKGAVPGGKNGLLLVKQSIKSRNK
- the rpsJ gene encoding 30S ribosomal protein S10, coding for MKDQKIRIRLKAYDYKLLDRSVEEIVETAKRTGAAVAGPIPLPTEINKYCVNRSPHVDKKSREQFEIRTHKRLIDIIEPTQSTVDALMKLELSAGVDVEIKA
- the tuf gene encoding elongation factor Tu, yielding MAKKKFERTKPHLNIGTIGHVDHGKTTLTAAITKTLAKKGFAEFRSFDSIDNAPEEKERGVTINITHVEYETAKRHYAHVDCPGHADYIKNMISGAAHMDGTILVVAASDGPMPQTREHILLARQVQVPYIVVFMNKVDLVDDPELLDLVELELRELLNQYEFPGDDIPIIRGSALKALEAEDPDSPNVQCIMDLMDAVDSHIPDPVRDLDKPFLMPVGDVFTISGRGTVVTGRVDRGIIKTGDEVEIVGIRPTVKTVCTGVEMFRKTLDEGRAGDDVGLLLRGTKREEVERGQVVAKPGSITPHTKFKAQVYILTKEEGGRHTPFFTGYRPQFYFRTTDVTGVANLPEGVEMVMPGDNVEMSVELITPIAMEEKLRFAIREGGRTVGAGVVSKIIA